One Polaribacter reichenbachii genomic window, ACATACTTTAGTTAAAATTCCTAGAAAATCTGGTAAAGCAGGTGATATTACTGGAGGTTTACCACGTGTAACAGAATTATTTGAAGCACGTAACCCTTCTAACCCATCTGTAGTTTCTGAGATTGATGGTGTAGTTTCTTTCGGAAAAATTAAAAGAGGTAATAGAGAGATTATTGTTGAATCTAAAACAGGAGATGTTAGTAAGTATTTAGTTAAGCTTTCTAATCAAATCTTAGTTCAAGAAAATGACTTTATTAAAGCAGGTATGCCTTTATCTGATGGTGCTACAACACCTTCTGATATTTTAAGAATTAAAGGGCCATCTGCAGTACAACAATACTTAGTAAATGAAATACAAGAAGTATATCGTTTGCAGGGTGTAAAGATTAACGACAAACATTTCGAAGTTGTAGTACGTCAAATGATGCGTAAAGTTAAAATTATAGATTCTGGAGATACTCTATTCTTAGAGAATCAACTGATTCATAAAACAGACTTTATCAAAGATAATGATGCTATTTATGGAATGAAAGTTGTTGAAGATGCTGGAGATTCTGAAAACTTAAAGCCAGGTCAAATTATTTCTGCACGTCAATTAAGAGATGAAAATTCTTTATTAAGAAGAAATGACAATAACTTAGTTACTGCAAGAGATGCGAGACCAGCAACAGCTGAGCAAGTTTTACAAGGTATTACAAGAGCTTCTTTACAAACAAAATCGTTTATTTCTGCTGCTTCTTTCCAAGAAACAACAAAAGTATTAAACGAGGCTGCTGTAAATGGTAAAATAGATACTTTAGAAGGATTAAAAGAAAATGTAATTGTTGGTAAGAAAATTCCAGCAGGTACAGGTATGAGATCTTACGATAAAATTATTGTGGGGCCTAAAGATGAAATAGAACAAAGTTTCTAATTTAACGTTTGAACTTTAACGTTTAAAACATATAAGTTGAATTGTTTATAGTATTTTTACTGTAAATAATTCAACTTTTTTTATTGATAATAATTTTACAAACCCATAACTATGGAAGAAAACCAAAATAAAGACGGACAATTAAATATAGAATTAGACCAAGAAGTAGCAGAAGGTACCTATTCTAACTTGGCAATAATTAATCATTCTATGTCAGAATTTATTGTAGATTTTATAAATATTATGCCAGGAGTACCAAAGGCAAAAGTAAAATCTAGAATTATATTAACGCCACAACATGCAAAAAGATTAACAAAAGCTTTAGCAGATAATGTTCGTAAATTTGAGCAACAACATGGAGAAATAAAAGATTATGAGCAACCACCAATTCCTATGAATTTTGGACCAACAGGTCAGGCTTAAAATAGAAAAAAGTGAAACGAAAGTTTCACTTTTTTTATTTTTAAGATTTTTATCAATAAAATTTACAATATTTTTTGTGCAAAACTTTATTGATAAAGGTCTTATAGATAGTGTTATAGATTGGTTTAAATACAAAGTTTATCTAAATAGAACTTTCTTATCATTATAATTTTTCTAAATTTCTTTTAAAATAATTGTAAAACTGAAATTAAATTAACGTTAATCCTGCCTATTTTTCAATTGTAATTTAGCCTTTTCTTTTCATTTTGGTAATCTTTAAAAATTTATCTAAAGTTAATTTTGCTCAATATTTTAACTAAACAAAATGAAACTAAACAAATTAAAATTTATGCTTTTCTCTGCAGTTCTATTCTTGTCTGCAGCAAAGTCTTTTGGACAAACAGGTACGATTCAAGGTTTAATTACTGATGA contains:
- a CDS encoding DUF3467 domain-containing protein, with product MEENQNKDGQLNIELDQEVAEGTYSNLAIINHSMSEFIVDFINIMPGVPKAKVKSRIILTPQHAKRLTKALADNVRKFEQQHGEIKDYEQPPIPMNFGPTGQA